A single window of Aquarana catesbeiana isolate 2022-GZ linkage group LG10, ASM4218655v1, whole genome shotgun sequence DNA harbors:
- the LOC141110169 gene encoding olfactory receptor 10A7-like, whose translation MAATNETFLQDFILMGFPREQILISLLIAQIYTMTVLGNLTVFSIIQVDSRLQSPMYFFLSCLSLLDVCYSSVTLPAMLANAITGNRMISFNRCLTQLYFFVCFGGTECLLLAVMAYDRYVAICNPLHYITIINKKICSYLVVGCWLCGFVNANFHTLMTWKRMFCGTRHINHYFCDVLPLLQVACSDIHDSQVVLHVVTFILGMAPFMLIANSYIRIISTILKIHSTTGRKKAFSTCSSHLIVVTVFYLTGAFNYNGPNTGDFFIIVQVSSLLYGVGSPLLNPVIYCLRNNEVKGALKYVLRKLYISFK comes from the coding sequence ATGGCAGCTACCAATGAAACATTTTTGCAAGACTTTATCCTAATGGGATTTCCAAGGGAGCAAATATTAATCTCACTGTTAATTGCTCAAATCTACACAATGACTGTTCTAGGAAACCTCACTGTTTTTAGCATCATTCAAGTGGATAGCCGCCTCCAGTCACCAATGTATTTTTTCCTGAGTTGCCTATCTTTATTAGATGTCTGTTACTCTTCGGTTACTCTCCCAGCCATGTTGGCTAATGCGATAACAGGCAACAGGATGATATCCTTCAATAGATGTCTTACACAACTCTATTTCTTTGTCTGCTTTGGAGGAACGGAATGCCTTCTTCTGGCTGTTATGGCTTATGACCGATACGTAGCAATATGTAACCCTCTCCACTACATCACCATAATAAACAAGAAAATCTGTTCCTATCTTGTGGTGGGGTGCTGGCTTTGTGGATTTGTGAATGCAAACTTTCACACCTTGATGACTTGGAAACGTATGTTTTGTGGCACCCGACATATCAACCATTACTTCTGTGATGTTCTTCCGTTGTTACAAGTGGCTTGCAGTGATATACATGACAGTCAAGTGGTCTTACATGTTGTTACTTTTATTCTTGGGATGGCTCCATTCATGCTTATAGCAAATTCATACATCCGTATTATTTCCACCATACTAAAAATCCACTCCACCACAGGGAGGAAGAAGGCCTTCTCCACATGTTCATCCCACCTTATTGTTGTAACAGTATTTTACTTAACTGGCGCCTTCAACTACAATGGTCCAAACACTGGAGATTTCTTTATCATTGTTCAAGTGTCATCTCTTCTTTATGGTGTTGGCTCCCCATTGCTGAACCCGGTTATTTACTGTCTGAGAAATAATGAGGTAAAGGGAGCCTTAAAATATGTTCTTCGTAAATTATATATTTCATTCAAATGA